One genomic window of Saccharomyces cerevisiae S288C chromosome XII, complete sequence includes the following:
- the VPS38 gene encoding Vps38p (Part of a Vps34p phosphatidylinositol 3-kinase complex; functions in carboxypeptidase Y (CPY) sorting; binds Vps30p and Vps34p to promote production of phosphatidylinositol 3-phosphate (PtdIns3P) which stimulates kinase activity; required for overflow degradation of misfolded proteins when ERAD is saturated; targeted to vacuole via AP-3 pathway), with translation MKRFLLSRRQRHLRMICFHNISLFRANGDSKLIKEYGDGFIPCFFILESIRGELLYVSEVQSGSLRKLSFQELPKLTGASTMIVLKLVGLVPSDILCTISSDKNGIIDDKWCVLCTYTIDLNKLQPINEDTVLITGTNAPVLDLIDGSYTLAAEKIKPLKGLVSSHKRNISQVKIKFSLAYSSLLKLNKLLEYSSQVHEEINEISSKIEDDFLSLKNQNHWYMRTVQKSIETLEKEVLQRKKSKKNIEMAQLESNDTINHSKTELSLMSQDESINDDYGSIYSRFVQIKDRLDQLRFKKLYQLIGIFHSTDLFNSDRGYIYFEKPSSVNDVINRLKLKPLNIEILLRQAGESTKHREYVNSQLGYYLLFLHLTAIQIFKAPLPYRLMYYGSTSVIDSQYPLYFTDQMISKHQAKLIKAIHYFNADILQFKQILENYRPT, from the coding sequence atgAAACGGTTCTTACTCAGTCGAAGACAGAGACACCTTCGTATGATTTGCTTTCACAATATAAGTCTCTTTAGAGCTAATGGTGACTCCAAATTGATCAAGGAATATGGTGATGGATTTATACCATGTTTCTTTATCTTGGAATCCATAAGAGGGGAGCTGCTTTATGTGAGCGAGGTACAATCAGGTTCTTTGCGTAAACTCTCTTTTCAGGAATTACCAAAACTAACTGGTGCATCTACTATGATTGTCCTAAAATTGGTAGGACTAGTTCCGAGTGATATTTTGTGTACCATAAGTTCAGATAAAAATGGTATCATTGACGATAAATGGTGCGTTTTATGTACCTACACGATAGATCTTAACAAGTTACAACCCATAAATGAAGACACAGTTCTAATTACAGGCACCAACGCACCAGTACTTGATTTAATAGATGGATCCTACACATTGGctgcagaaaaaattaagcCACTAAAGGGCCTTGTTAGTTCTCACAAAAGGAATATAAGTCAAGTCAAGatcaaattttcattgGCATATAGCTCTTTACTAAAATTAAACAAACTATTGGAGTATTCTTCCCAAGTCCATGAGgaaatcaatgaaatttccaGCAAAATAGAAGATGACTTTTTGTCACTCAAGAATCAAAATCATTGGTATATGAGAACAGTACAGAAGTCCATAGAAACGCTAGAAAAGGAAGTCctacaaaggaaaaaaagcaagaaaaatatagaaatgGCGCAACTCGAGAGTAATGATACTATCAACCATTCTAAAACAGAACTGTCTCTGATGTCGCAGGACGAGTCTATAAATGATGACTATGGAAGCATATATTCTAGATTTGTGCAAATAAAAGATAGGTTGGACCAACTGAGGTTTAAGAAACTGTATCAGCTGATAGGGATCTTCCATTCAACGGATTTATTTAATTCAGATAGAGGCTATAtttactttgaaaaaccttCTAGCGTAAATGATGTTATTAATAGGCTCAAGCTAAAACCTTTGAATATAGAGATATTACTTAGACAAGCCGGCGAATCCACAAAGCACAGAGAATATGTAAACAGCCAGTTGGGTTATTACCTTTTATTTCTCCATTTGACAGCCatccaaattttcaagGCTCCTTTACCCTATAGACTAATGTATTATGGTAGTACATCAGTGATCGACAGTCAATATCCGTTGTATTTCACTGATCAAATGATTTCTAAGCATCAAGCAAAGCTGATTAAAGCCATACATTATTTTAATGCTGATATATTGCAATTTAAACAGATTCTGGAGAATTACCGTCCAACATAG
- the DCR2 gene encoding phosphoprotein phosphatase (Protein phosphatase; involved in downregulation of the unfolded protein response (UPR), at least in part through dephosphorylation of Ire1p; dosage-dependent positive regulator of the G1/S phase transition through control of the timing of START; physically interacts with, dephosphorylates and destabilizes Sic1p; SWAT-GFP and mCherry fusion proteins localize to the vacuole): protein MIRLPRLYQRYLLYLVVFVVIALFYFLQAPRVEEHIGFDLALPISHVDNLWFQNKGLEGFSNDDKLVVNIGYDECFHIGRFYEGCFNRHELKSTLTDGHQYLQRKRIHKDLRGSFGRRWFGKSEYLYYDVLYPALVDYFGSNLEKLNVEAVTGISKYPKDKSLPFMDVSITFEPISIELLQKRSYISDINILFGVDCIQPIANWTLQKEFPLVKYRYSEPAYLTYKFVGTRPVDTGAQRLQETDEGKFKIVQLADLHLGVGESECIDEYPKHEACKADPKTETFVQQVLDIEKPQLVVFTGDQIMGDRSIQDSETVLLKAVAPVIARKIPWAMVWGNHDDEGSLTRWQLSEIASVLPYSLFKFSPHDTHDNTFGVGNYIYQIFSNNDTEVPVGTLYFLDSHKYSTVGKIYPGYDWIKESQWKYIEDYHDVNLKFKTGLSMAFFHIPLPEYLNIESKTHPGEKNPLIGMYKEGVTAPKYNSEGITTLDRLSVDVVSCGHDHCNDYCLRDDSTPNKIWLCYGGGGGEGGYAGYGGTERRIRIYEINVNENNIHTWKRLNGSPKEIFDFQSMLDGNSPESV, encoded by the coding sequence ATGATCCGGTTACCGAGGCTGTATCAAAGGTACCTATTATACTTGGTAGTTTTTGTAGTGATTGCCCTATTTTACTTCCTACAGGCGCCAAGAGTTGAAGAGCACATTGGTTTCGACCTTGCACTCCCGATATCACACGTTGATAATCTATGGTTCCAAAATAAAGGTCTAGAGGGATTCTCAAATGACGATAAGCTAGTTGTAAATATAGGCTATGACGAATGTTTTCATATTGGTCGTTTTTATGAAGGATGTTTTAATCGGCATGAACTTAAATCAACTTTAACTGATGGGCACCAATACTtacaaaggaaaagaatTCATAAAGACTTGAGAGGTTCCTTTGGACGCAGGTGGTTTGGAAAGTCAGAATACCTTTACTATGATGTGTTATACCCTGCTTTGGTGGACTACTTTGGATCCAACCTAGAAAAGCTAAATGTTGAGGCAGTAACTGGAATTTCCAAATATCCTAAAGACAAATCGCTACCCTTTATGGATGTATCCATCACATTCGAGCCTATTAGCATAGAACTATTGCAGAAAAGGAGCTACATAAGCGATATTAACATTCTCTTTGGTGTTGATTGCATCCAGCCGATAGCAAATTGGActcttcaaaaagaatttcCCTTAGTAAAATACCGCTACAGCGAACCTGCTTATTTGACTTACAAATTCGTTGGTACTCGTCCTGTAGACACAGGAGCTCAACGGCTGCAAGAAACTGATGAAGGAAAGTTCAAAATTGTTCAGTTGGCGGATCTCCACTTGGGTGTGGGGGAGTCTGAATGTATCGATGAGTATCCAAAGCATGAAGCTTGCAAGGCAGATCCAAAAACGGAAACTTTCGTTCAACAAGTTCTTGACATTGAAAAACCGCAGTTGGTTGTTTTTACTGGTGACCAAATCATGGGTGATAGATCTATTCAAGACTCTGAAACCGTATTATTAAAGGCGGTAGCACCCGTCattgcaagaaaaattccGTGGGCAATGGTATGGGGAAATCACGACGACGAGGGAAGCTTAACGCGCTGGCAGTTATCCGAAATAGCTTCAGTACTACCATATTCCCTTTTCAAGTTTAGTCCCCATGATACACACGATAATACGTTTGGCGTTGGTAATTATATTTATCAGATTTTTTCGAACAATGATACAGAAGTCCCAGTAGGTACACTTTATTTTCTGGACTCACATAAATATTCTACGGTTGGTAAAATTTATCCTGGATATGATTGGATTAAGGAATCACAGTGGAAATACATTGAAGATTATCATGATGTGAACTTGAAGTTCAAAACAGGTCTTTCAATGGCATTTTTTCACATCCCACTGCCAGAATACTTGAATATTGAATCCAAGACACATCCCGGAGAGAAAAATCCCCTCATTGGAATGTACAAAGAAGGTGTTACTGCACCTAAGTATAATTCTGAGGGGATAACAACTTTGGATAGGTTAAGTGTGGATGTCGTCAGTTGCGGACATGACCATTGTAACGATTACTGTCTTCGAGATGACTCTACGCCGAACAAAATCTGGCTATGCTATGGCGGTGGAGGTGGAGAAGGTGGTTATGCTGGCTATGGAGGTACAGAAAGACGTATCCGTATTTATGAAATTAATGTAAATGAGAACAATATACACACATGGAAAAGATTAAATGGCAGTCCAAAAGagatttttgattttcagtCTATGTTGGACGGTAATTCTCCAGAATCTGTTTAA
- a CDS encoding uncharacterized protein (hypothetical protein): protein MAVSNNNNNNNSKERTQNIKEVEEKLGENPKITLKGGGKTKIMDFEQLRKPHCVRPSARFPVEDTAGGLLRTGGHRPQISDEEVSKRHHEQSHGQEDH from the coding sequence ATGGCAgttagtaataataataataataataatagtaaagaACGCACccaaaatataaaagaagtGGAGGAAAAGTTGGGCGAGAATCCAAAGATTACTTTAAAAGGGGGAGGGAAAACTAAAATCATGGATTTTGAACAGTTACGCAAGCCCCATTGCGTAAGACCCAGTGCAAGATTTCCAGTTGAAGATACTGCCGGTGGTTTATTGAGAACGGGTGGCCACAGGCCTCAGATAAGTGATGAAGAAGTCTCTAAAAGGCACCATGAACAGTCTCATGGACAAGAAGATCATTAA
- the STE11 gene encoding mitogen-activated protein kinase kinase kinase STE11 (Signal transducing MEK kinase; involved in pheromone response and pseudohyphal/invasive growth pathways where it phosphorylates Ste7p, and the high osmolarity response pathway, via phosphorylation of Pbs2p; regulated by Ste20p and Ste50p; protein abundance increases in response to DNA replication stress) — protein MEQTQTAEGTDLLIGDEKTNDLPFVQLFLEEIGCTQYLDSFIQCNLVTEEEIKYLDKDILIALGVNKIGDRLKILRKSKSFQRDKRIEQVNRLKNLMEKVSSLSTATLSMNSELIPEKHCVIFILNDGSAKKVNVNGCFNADSIKKRLIRRLPHELLATNSNGEVTKMVQDYDVFVLDYTKNVLHLLYDVELVTICHANDRVEKNRLIFVSKDQTPSDKAISTSKKLYLRTLSALSQVGPSSSNLLAQNKGISHNNAEGKLRIDNTEKDRIRQIFNQRPPSEFISTNLAGYFPHTDMKRLQKTMRESFRHSARLSIAQRRPLSAESNNIGDILLKHSNAVDMALLQGLDQTRLSSKLDTTKIPKLAHKRPEDNDAISNQLELLSVESGEEEDHDFFGEDSDIVSLPTKIATPKNWLKGACIGSGSFGSVYLGMNAHTGELMAVKQVEIKNNNIGVPTDNNKQANSDENNEQEEQQEKIEDVGAVSHPKTNQNIHRKMVDALQHEMNLLKELHHENIVTYYGASQEGGNLNIFLEYVPGGSVSSMLNNYGPFEESLITNFTRQILIGVAYLHKKNIIHRDIKGANILIDIKGCVKITDFGISKKLSPLNKKQNKRASLQGSVFWMSPEVVKQTATTAKADIWSTGCVVIEMFTGKHPFPDFSQMQAIFKIGTNTTPEIPSWATSEGKNFLRKAFELDYQYRPSALELLQHPWLDAHII, from the coding sequence ATGGAACAGACACAAACAGCAGAGGGCACTGACTTACTAATTGGTGACGAAAAGACCAACGATTTACCTTTTGTGCAGTTATTTCTGGAGGAAATAGGATGCACTCAATACCTGGATAGCTTTATTCAGTGCAACCTTGTcacagaagaagaaattaagtATCTCGACAAGGATATCCTCATTGCTTTGGGTGTAAACAAAATAGGAGACAGACTCAAAATTTTAAGGAAGTCAAAATCGTTCCAGAGAGATAAACGGATTGAACAGGTGAATAGATTGAAAAACCTGATGGAAAAAGTAAGCTCTCTATCCACTGCTACGCTATCGATGAATTCAGAATTGATTCCTGAAAAGCACTGTGTTATATTTATCTTAAACGATGGTTCCGCTAAGAAAGTTAATGTAAATGGTTGCTTTAATGCAGATTCTATTAAGAAAAGGCTAATCAGAAGATTGCCACATGAATTATTAGCCACAAACTCCAATGGAGAAGTAACTAAAATGGTCCAAGATTATGATGTGTTTGTCTTAGATTATACCAAGAACGTACTGCATTTGCTATATGACGTGGAATTAGTCACTATTTGCCACGCAAATGATCGTGTTGAGAAAAATAGGctaatttttgtttccaaAGACCAAACACCAAGTGATAAAGCTATATCCACATCCAAAAAACTATATCTAAGAACGTTGAGTGCATTGAGCCAGGTTGGGCCATCCTCGTCAAATTTGTTGGCACAGAACAAGGGGATTTCGCATAACAATGCTGAAGGGAAACTCCGGATCGACAACACAGAAAAGGACAGAATTAGACAGATTTTTAATCAGAGGCCTCCTAGCGAATTTATTTCTACCAATTTGGCCGGATATTTTCCTCATACAGACATGAAGCGGTTGCAAAAGACGATGAGAGAGTCATTTCGCCATTCAGCAAGGCTAAGCATTGCTCAAAGAAGACCTTTAAGTGCAGAATCAAATAATATCGGTGACATACTATTGAAACACTCAAACGCTGTTGATATGGCCCTATTACAAGGATTAGATCAGACAAGATTAAGCAGTAAACTTGACACAACTAAAATTCCGAAGCTTGCCCATAAAAGGCCAGAAGATAATGATGCCATATCTAACCAGTTAGAACTATTAAGTGTAGAGTctggtgaagaagaagatcacGATTTCTTTGGGGAGGACAGTGACATTGTTTCATTACCGACGAAAATTGCCACGCCCAAGAATTGGTTAAAAGGTGCTTGCATTGGATCAGGCAGTTTTGGGAGTGTTTACTTGGGCATGAATGCTCACACTGGTGAACTAATGGCAGTAAAGCAAGTggagataaaaaataataacattGGTGTTCCCACAGACAACAATAAACAAGCCAATTCTGATGAGAATAATGAGCAGGAGGAACAACAAGAGAAAATAGAAGATGTTGGGGCGGTAAGTCATCCAAAAAccaatcaaaatattcacaGAAAGATGGTTGATGCTTTACAGCATGAAATGAATTTATTGAAGGAGTTACATCATGAGAACATTGTTACTTATTATGGTGCTTCTCAAGAAGGCGGaaatttaaatatttttcttgaatacGTTCCTGGGGGTTCGGTTTCCTCCATGCTGAATAATTACGGTCCATTTGAGGAATCACTGATTACTAATTTCACTAGGCAAATACTGATTGGGGTTGCGTATTTGCATAAGAAGAACATTATTCACAGAGATATCAAGGGtgcaaatattttgattgatATCAAAGGTTGCGTAAAAATTACTGATTTTggtatttcaaaaaaattatcacctttgaataaaaaacaaaataagaGAGCTTCTTTGCAAGGTTCCGTATTCTGGATGTCACCAGAGGTGGTCAAACAGACCGCTACTACTGCTAAAGCGGATATATGGTCTACAGGATGTGTTGTCATTGAAATGTTTACCGGTAAGCATCCTTTCCCAGATTTTTCTCAAATGCAAGCGATCTTCAAAATAGGCACAAACACGACCCCCGAGATACCTTCCTGGGCTACGTCagaaggaaagaatttCTTAAGAAAGGCATTTGAGTTGGATTATCAATACAGGCCTAGTGCCCTTGAATTGCTGCAGCATCCATGGCTGGATGCACacataatttga
- the NMD4 gene encoding Nmd4p (Protein that may be involved in nonsense-mediated mRNA decay; interacts with Nam7p, relocalizes from nucleus to cytoplasmic foci upon DNA replication stress), with amino-acid sequence MTQYNFIIDASAFEKGLGNIKRWCSDCTEAVTLNFYIPTFTLNELDFLQQRRKSFAARESLKFIDRLDDSKFANLKVFIEFPEVLDIILWSDVMEHNDSSGKINIAKLPKRLKNLLKSCIYKCYLEGNEGLHWFLISEDPQIREMAMQCNIPSCSIVDVDSILSKDMNDKSFRESEKFNNMMLKNGTKEESENGREIIRTNFNKTVYASRGTGELWSP; translated from the coding sequence ATGACACAATATAATTTCATTATAGATGCTtcagcttttgaaaagggtCTAGGCAACATCAAGAGGTGGTGCTCGGACTGTACAGAAGCTGTGACTTTGAACTTTTATATTCCAACATTCACATTAAATGAATTGGATTTCCTTCAACAAAGGCGTAAAAGTTTTGCAGCTCGAGAATCCTTGAAGTTTATCGATAGATTAGATGATTCTAAATTTGCTaatttgaaagtttttaTCGAATTTCCCGAAGTTTTAGACATTATTTTATGGTCAGATGTAATGGAACATAATGATAGTTCTGGAAAGATTAATATTGCAAAATTGCCTAAGAGATTAaagaatttgttgaaaagttGTATTTACAAATGCTACCTAGAAGGAAATGAGGGGCTACATTGGTTTTTAATTAGTGAAGATCCTCAAATCCGGGAAATGGCCATGCAATGCAATATTCCTTCCTGTTCAATTGTTGATGTAGATTCAATCTTGTCCAAGGACATGAATGATAAATCATTTagagaaagtgaaaaattcaataatatGATGCTAAAAAATGGCACTAAGGAAGAAAGCGAAAACGGTAGAGAAATTATCAGGACTAACTTCAATAAAACAGTTTACGCTTCTAGAGGTACAGGCGAATTGTGGTCCCCATAA
- a CDS encoding uncharacterized protein (hypothetical protein; green fluorescent protein (GFP)-fusion protein localizes to the nucleus; relocalizes from nucleus to nucleolus upon DNA replication stress) — MPQKPLKVTKKAKDPRRVTKKQKNLRKAAPLQLKSKKKSLQHLKKLKKSSSLTETTERLVASKVGHLELLRGTRKELEKGKKNSK; from the coding sequence ATGCCTCAAAAACCACTTAAAGTTACTAAGAAAGCCAAGGACCCCCGTAGGGTCacaaagaaacaaaaaaatttgagaaAAGCTGCCCCATTGCAattgaaatcaaaaaagaaatctttGCAACatctgaagaaattgaaaaagagcTCTTCCCTTACCGAAACCACTGAAAGATTAGTTGCGAGTAAAGTCGGGCATTTGGAGTTGTTGAGAGGTACTAGAAAGGAGTTGGAAAAAGGTAAGAAGAACTCTAAATGA
- the GRX8 gene encoding glutathione-disulfide reductase GRX8 (Glutaredoxin that employs a dithiol mechanism of catalysis; monomeric; activity is low and null mutation does not affect sensitivity to oxidative stress; GFP-fusion protein localizes to the cytoplasm; expression strongly induced by arsenic): MSAFVTKAEEMIKSHPYFQLSASWCPDCVYANSIWNKLNVQDKVFVFDIGSLPRNEQEKWRIAFQKVVGSRNLPTIVVNGKFWGTESQLHRFEAKGTLEEELTKIGLLP, encoded by the coding sequence ATGTCTGCCTTTGTTACTAAAGCTGAAGAGATGATCAAATCTCATCCATATTTCCAGTTATCCGCCAGCTGGTGCCCCGACTGCGTCTATGCTAATTCCATTTGGAATAAGTTGAATGTACAGGACAAAGTTTTCGTTTTTGATATTGGTTCACTTCCAAGAAACGAACAGGAAAAATGGAGAATTGCGTTCCAAAAAGTTGTTGGTAGCAGAAACTTACCAACGATAGTTGTCAATGGTAAATTCTGGGGTACTGAGAGTCAATTGCATAGATTTGAAGCAAAAGGCACTCTTGAGGAGGAATTGACTAAAATCGGGCTTCTGCCTTGA
- a CDS encoding uncharacterized protein (hypothetical protein; conserved among S. cerevisiae strains; YLR365W is not an essential gene), producing the protein MVKGRHSKRKGNFHIILRNASLLQRQKLDKSRSTGSLLESRRQPCVLLSFAKLFLLCIVFSPKLDYTKKKTKILKLHQSFGTATILTIFHLHGSRSVAAQNFILFHDYLH; encoded by the coding sequence ATGGTCAAAGGACGTCATTCAAAACGCAAAGGGAATTTCCACATTATTTTACGTAATGCTTCGCTGTTACAAAGACAGAAACTTGACAAATCAAGGTCAACTGGATCGTTGCTCGAAAGTCGCCGTCAGCCATGCGTTTTACTTTCGTTTGCAAAACTCTTTCTCTTGTGTATCGTATTTAGCCCGAAATTAGACtataccaaaaaaaagaccaAGATTCTTAAGCTTCATCAATCCTTTGGAACTGCAACTATTCTTACAATCTTTCATTTACATGGCTCAAGAAGTGTTGCTGCtcaaaatttcattctATTTCATGATTATTTACATTAA
- the RPS22B gene encoding 40S ribosomal protein uS8 RPS22B (Protein component of the small (40S) ribosomal subunit; homologous to mammalian ribosomal protein S15A and bacterial S8; RPS22B has a paralog, RPS22A, that arose from the whole genome duplication), translating into MTRSSVLADALNAINNAEKTGKRQVLLRPSSKVIIKFLQVMQKHGYIGEFEYIDDHRSGKIVVQLNGRLNKCGVISPRFNVKIGDIEKWTANLLPARQFGYVILTTSAGIMDHEEARRKHVSGKILGFVY; encoded by the exons ATGACTCGCTCTTCCGTTTTAGCTGATGCTTTGAATGCCATTAATAACGCCGAAAAGACCGGTAAACGTCAGGTTCTATTGAGACCTTCTTCCAAGGTTATCATCAAGTTTTTACAAGTTATGCAAAAGCATG GTTACATTGGCGAATTCGAATACATTGACGACCACAGATCTGGTAAGATTGTCGTCCAACTGAACGGTAGATTGAACAAATGTGGTGTTATTTCCCCAAGATTTAACGTTAAGATTGGtgacattgaaaaatggacCGCCAACTTATTGCCAGCCAGACAATTCGGTTACGTTATTTTGACTACTTCTGCGGGTATTATGGACCATGAGGAAGCTAGAAGAAAGCACGTTTCCGGTAAAATCTTGGGTTTTGTCTATTAA